In Bradyrhizobium sp. 195, the sequence CGCGGCGACCGTTCTTGCGCAGCTCCGAAACCCAGGTCGGATAGACCCAGTTCACGTTCTTGCTCGAGGCAAAGCCGTGCACCAGGATGATCGGATCGCCCTCACCTTCATCGAGATAGGCAATTTCAACGGCGCCGTTGTGAAAGCTCGGCATCATCAGTTCCGTGAGGTGTTGAGGGGAATGGTTGATCTTAGAGCACGATCCGGAAAACCGTGCAGCAGTTTTCCGGCAACATCATGCTCAAACAATAACCTGAGGCGCGATGGCAATCGCGCTTCAGGCCGTGACGGCAGCGTCCGCCAGAGCGGCTTCGGCTGCGATCTGCGCCCGGCGAAGCCGCCGCGCCCGCCTGCGATCGCACCAGGCCTGGGTGAGGCGCTCGGTCGTCACCTTGATGGAGGAGAGAAGGCCGAAAAGCGTCAGTGCCGCACTGAGCAGCCAGAGCGCCAGATCGAACGCACCGCCGATCAGCAGCAGCGCGCCGCGGCCGAGCAGCTTCATGATCGCGCGCGTCTTGCCGCCTTGCGCTTCCGCAAGCCGCGCCGCGCGCGCGACGTCCTTCGGACCTTCGGCGATGCGCAGCGTATCCATCGCCCCGCGCGTGCCGGTCTTCCCGGCGACGCGCGTGACGTCCTTGCCGAGCCGGACCAGCGCACCGGCCTTCTCGGCGCGGAACGCGGCCTTGATCGCACTGACGGTCTCGCCGGGGCGGAACACGGAGCCCTTGGCCACGGCGTTCTGGAGCATCGGCGTATCGACCACGTCGCGCGCGGAGCGTCCAGCCCATGCCGCAAGGCTCTCACTGAGCCGGCCCACCTTGCGGGCGTCCTTGACCAGGGTCAGTCCGGCGCGCACGGGCGCAGCGCCACCGACGGACACATAGGTTGCCGCAGTCACCGCAAGGCCGGCCGTCGCGAGGCCGAGCACCAGGCGATCGGTGTCCTCGCCCATAGCGAGGTGCTTGCCCTCCCGCACGACGTCCCTGATGTCGCCGATCACGAAGAGATCCCCGGCCACCGTCCCGGACAGGCTCGCGACATCGTCGGCATTGCCGGTGACGAGGCCGGTGGCAAAGCGCTTTGCGAAATACGAGGTGGAATTCTGTTCCTTGACCGCATCACTCACGCGGCTCAGCAGGTCGTCCGGCAACGCGATGTTCCGGTCGCGCGCCAACGCCACGAAACTGTCGGCGAGATCGGCGTCATCAGCGGCGAGCGCGGCCTCGATGTTGTCCTGGACCAGTCGGTCATTCCGCTGCAGCAACGCATCGAGCTTGAGCCCGGAGAGCACGGCCGGATCATCCTGGGCGGCGAGGATCGCGCCGGCCTCGCGGGCGTGCGGCGCTACCTGCGCGAGCATGAAGCCGCACGCGGCGATACCGGTCAACGCTGTGCTGATTCGCAGCCACTTCATGCGGGAAACCTGGACGGTCCTGAAATCGTTGACGATTGATTCGTCTTTGGTCGCCAATTGCGCTCGTCCCCAGACATAGTATGCCAAAATTGCGACACAACGTCCCCGACGAAAGAAGGGCTTTTCTCAGGCCTTAAGATTGTGTCGAATTTGCATGAGCAAATGAGCATGGGGTAATTGCGGGGCTTTCGGTTCCGCTGGACTAGCAATCGTCTGCACCCGCCAGTATGGTCCGCGGCGCCTTAAAGATGCCGCGTCAGTTCGTGATTGTGTCTGCCGCCGTTGCCACTCCAGGATGAGTTCGATGTCCGACCATGTCGTCCCGCACTTCCACAACGATGCCGGTGTCCCCGTCATCGAGATCGGCTCGCAAGAGTTCATGTGCGTAGGCGCCAACCCTCCGTTCGACCATCCGCACGTCTTCCTCGACCTCGGCAACGACAACGAGATCATCTGCCCCTACTGCTCGACGCTGTATCGCTTTGCGGCCGACCTGAAGGCAGGCGAAGCCCGCCCGCCGGAATGCGTGCTGAAGGACAAGGTGGCCTGACCGCTTCCATCGGTCAGGGGTGGCGCTCTCCCGAACGATTGTCATCGCCGGTGCCGGCATCGGTGGACTGACGGCTGCGCTTGCGCTCGCAAACCGCGGGTTCCGGATCGTCGTGCTGGAAAAGGCCGAGCGCCTCGAGGACGTCGGCGCCGGCCTGCAGCTCTCCCCCAATGCCAGCCGCGTGCTGGTCGAGCTTGGCCTCACCGAGCGCCTCAAGCTCCGCGCCGTCGTCCCGGAGGCGGTCTCGATCATGAGCGCGCGGGCCGGCGGCGAGCTGCTGCGCATGCCGCTCGGTGAAGCAGCTTCGCTGCGGGCCGGCGCGCCCTATTGGGTGGTGCACCGCGCCGACCTGCAATCGGCGCTTTCAGGCGCCGTTGCCGATCATCCCGATATCGACCTGAAACTGGGCGCGACCTTCGAAGACATGGCGCCGCATGCCAAGGGACTGACGGTCGTCCATCGCAGCGGCACGATCCGCCGCAGCGATCTCGCCAGTGCGCTGATCGGTGCCGACGGCATCTGGTCGACGGTCCGCCAGCATCTGTTTCCCGAGGTGCAGCCACGCTTCTCCGGTCTGATCGCCTGGCGCGGCACGTTAGACGCCACGCAACTGCCGAAGAATTACACCGCGCGCGG encodes:
- a CDS encoding zinc-finger domain-containing protein gives rise to the protein MSDHVVPHFHNDAGVPVIEIGSQEFMCVGANPPFDHPHVFLDLGNDNEIICPYCSTLYRFAADLKAGEARPPECVLKDKVA
- a CDS encoding FAD-dependent monooxygenase encodes the protein MALSRTIVIAGAGIGGLTAALALANRGFRIVVLEKAERLEDVGAGLQLSPNASRVLVELGLTERLKLRAVVPEAVSIMSARAGGELLRMPLGEAASLRAGAPYWVVHRADLQSALSGAVADHPDIDLKLGATFEDMAPHAKGLTVVHRSGTIRRSDLASALIGADGIWSTVRQHLFPEVQPRFSGLIAWRGTLDATQLPKNYTARGVQLWMGPNAHLVAYPIAGGRQINVVAVLPGTWNRPGWSTPGDPREVMDAFAAPRWPPAARMMLAPVDSWRKWALFGVPDGCPWSKGPVALLGDSVHAMLPFAAQGAGMAIEDAAVLARHLSLEAAESTAGISAALKQYGRARQARVRRVQRTARQQGRIYHLGGPLAAARDLAIRALGPDRMLARQDWIYGWRP